AGAATCTGGGAATAAACAGATGTTTATCAGCTGTTGAATTTTGGGAATGTCTTCCTCTTTGTTTCATCCATTTTCCCCTATTCTGTCAGTAAGAAGTAAAAGTCATTAACCTGTTCATTAATTTAGGAAAACTCTGCCCCTTCAGTTTTCTCACTGGCCTTTGTAGTGGGTCCGTGTCTCCTTCAGCTTAGCAGTGAAGGTGAGAATAGACTTGACCTGAATCAAATGTTTTTCCTTGGCATATATTTATTCTCCCATTTGTTGGAGACAAATAATTATAACCTCTAGGGACATATCCTTTTGCCTCATTGAGAAAATAGCTAATTGTTTGGATGTAAGTAGGGAAAGCAGTTAAATATGGATTAATAGTAATCTTTCATGGGAAGTATTTCTGAATCAACTTTGTTTTTATGTTGTTTGTGATAAAACTAATgtttagcatatttttttctttgttcccaTTTTGCAAGTGTTGTCTCACATTTTGTACTGTTTTCTGAAGGTTACTGTGAGAGGATTAGAAAGAACTTAGGAAATAAGGAAATggtttttgcctttttctcctgCAGGTCCCACTAGGGATGGCACAATCAGCGAAGACACCATCCGAGCCTCTCTTATCTCAGCAGTCAGTGACAAACTGAGATGGCGAATGAAGGAGGAAATGGATCGTGCCCAGGCAGAGCTGAATGCCTTGAAGCGAACAGAGGAAGACCTGAAAAAAGgtcaccagaaactggaagagatgGTTACCCGTTTAGATCAAGAAGTAGTAAGTAGCTCATTGACAAGTTGAGATTTTTGGATGGAGTTATAGCCGTGGCAAAGGGTATATGTCTTTGGTTACCCTGGATGTTTTGGGTATAATACAGTATCATAAAATTATAGATGTCTTTAAGCACTGAAACAACTTCTCTATTACTTTGTTTAAAAAGGAGCCTCTGTTTGGATTTGGTCTTCAGTGGGGAGGTGAATGATATTTAAGAGTATCTTTGCTTCACCCTTCACCCTTGACCCAAAGGAGGATTATTTGATGCTGCCAGACTTCCAGGAAATAAGAGTTTGAGAAAGCTGCCTCTGTAATAAAGATCTGCAGACCTTTGTGCAGACTTAGGGGACAGTTCTATTTTGTCTCTAAATGTTGTTTGCACTGTATTAAAAAGCATCTTTATTGAACCCTTCTAACTTAATAATCAAGAGATACTTGGGTACTTAAGAGCTGCATATAAACATAATGTATGCAGTTTTGCTCTTTAAGCCTTCTCATATTTGTATCAAACTGCTATGCCCTGGAGAGTCATTGTGTCAGCCTTGTGACTTTTTTGCTTAGTGATTATTAAATAGAGGCATTAGCATAATTAGAGTGCCAGTGTCAACACTCTTAATTTTCATCCCCATGAGGGAAAATTTATTCCAATAAATCAGCATTATAAAAAAAATACCCAAGGAGTTATTAAACAATTGGGGGCTTTAAGGAATGTGATTTGTACGTATACATTAGCCTTACAAAATAGCTGGAGTATATAAAGTGCATTTAGCAACAGCCAGCTGTTTTCAGAAGTTCAAGAAAGTGATGTCAGTACAATTCACAGCCCATAACCACCACCTGCGATATCTTGTGACTAAAGTACAGGTGTTTGGGGGCTCTTTACAGATCAGGGAAAGTTTACTCTTCTATGGCAGATGGCCACACTTGTTTGAAAGAAAGTCCACTTTTATCATTTTCTAAGAAAATGGACAGGGAAAAAAAGTAAGGAACTCCTGCTAGAAAGTATCTTTTCTGAAAGCTTAGCTTGCAGTATCATTTATGACTGATAAGTTCTGTGCTTAGAATAGTTCCAACATTATCCTGTATTCACTCGGTATATAATATCACACCTTTCCTCTACCTGTGATCAATGTGTTATTTGAAACATTAATCTCATTCTTGAGTTGTTTAAACATTGCTTTATTAGCAAGTCTTTCTGTGAAGTTGAGTAATAAATATTTGACAGGTGGATAATTATGTATAATTAGTATAAAATCACCATGTTTGACATGTTCTGTTTTCAGGCTGAGGTTGATAAAAATATAGAACTTttgaaaaagaaggatgaagaACTCAGTTCTGCtctggagaaaatggaaaatcaaTCTGAAAACAATGATATTGATGAAGTTATCATTCCCACAGCCCCACTATACAAACAGATCCTAAATTTGTATGCAGAGGAAAATGCTATTGAAGACACTATCTTTTACCTGGGAGAAGCCTTAAGGCGGGGAGTAATAGATCTCGATGTCTTTCTGAAGGTATGTCTTCTCACTCAACTTTCCAAGATTTTGGAATTTGTGTTTTAGAGGCACTCACCTTGAAAATCACAGACGGTTTCTCCTTGAAGTGGGTTAAGATTCCTTGTTTTCCCAGAGGAGAGTTAGTGAGATGCATGGCTGTGAATAGTGTCTTCTCATCTATACAGTCCTGAGGATCAGTCTGAGTAAGGGTAGAAAAGTGGATTTGTACTGTAGTTCCCCACCCCACTAGGCAGCATTAAGATGAATGTAATTCTTCTGTTTTACTACATGCTTTGGGTCGGTCAGGAGGCACAGTGAAATTCCCATTGGTTCTTTCAGGTCATACCACCTAAATTGGGATCACTGACTGTATCATCcccatttttttgtttctgttgattTTCTCAGAGTTCCATAATGTTAGACCACTTTTTCCCAGATCAGatagccctgcaaggtattgggCTCCCCTGCAGATTATACAGCCCTTTTGAATGAAGCTTGTCTCAGGTTTAAGGCTGTATTACATGAAGAGCCAGTGAGCCAAGTATAGTGCCTGCTATCTGTTGGATCATAAGGAGCATGGTTTTAGGAATAATAGCAGCAACCCTTTGGATATCACATCTACCTGCTGCTGGTTCCTCACTGTACATGCTAGGCTGGTCCAGTTGCTTGCTGATCTTGCATCTCTCACTTTGGGTGAGGGCCCAAACTTTGTGCCTCAGACCTAGTACAAGCACATGAATGGTTAAGTATAGGCCAGAAACCCAAGGGAGTACTCCCTTTCTGTACATTGTCCCCAGCTTGGGTGTCACAGCTAGGGAAAGATCACTTAgacaagagaggaaaagaatTGTGCCTTTGCCATTTGCTAGGCACTAGACTATGGACATAAGCTGGCCCTGTACTTCTCATCCCTgcccttccctttcttttaacCATTAGGTTACCAAAAGTTTTTTTGTAGCTTTTGTTAAGATCACATTACCAAATTTCCCTGGTTGCTCTGTTGTCTCAAGGTATAGCTCAAACTCCTGAGCCAAATCTTGCAGTGTGGTCCTTTCCCAGTGAGTAAGCCTAACACATTCTGCCAGCATCCATCTGGTGGAGTTTAAAAAAAGCTACAAGTAATGGGGTACTGGTTCCAAAGGAAGATTGGTATAAGTTACAAACTGTCTGATACTTCATGCCTAGTTCTGGGTCAGAGCCTTTCTAAACTGTTGAAACCTTTTCCCCCTTCCCAGCATGTACGTGTTCTGTCCCGTAAACAGTTCCAGCTGAGGGCACTAatgcaaaaagcaagaaagactGCCGGTCTCAGTGACCTCTACTGACTTCGCTGATACCAGCCGGAGACTGAGCTCttcttaaagtatttttttcttttcttcctttctcttatcAGTAGGTGACCAGAATAAGTTATTGCAGTATATCATTCAagtgtaaaatattttgaatcaatagtatattttctgttttcttttggtaaAGACAGGCTTTTATTAATGCACTTTCTATTCTCTGTAAACTCTTTTTGTGCTAAATGTTGGGACTGACTATGCTAAATAAAATTTGTtgcataatttcttctttattggaCTTCTTTAGGAAAAATCCATGAAACCTTAAGATGTTCAGTTTTTATCTTAGCAAACAAAGCATGATATCCATCTTAAATTGAAATTTAGTAATATTCTATAGCATATAAAGAGGATTCTGTTTTAATCTGGGATATACCACATAGAAATCTAAATTGTGAGATATTTGAAACTGAGAGATTTGAGAGACTTTTTTCTGTGAAAAGTCCTGAGTGGTATCCTACCTGTCCCTGCCtagatttgttttctttataggcCTGATGAACCATAACTGTTTTCATCAAGAGAAGAAGGTATCCTAGAAGTGGACTGGCAGGTGCCAAGCTATACACCCAAGAACTTAACTAGGCAAGATGATCTGCCCACAATTAAATGGGCGTTTGTGGGGACAGGAATGAAGAAGGTATAGTATACACTGCCTCCCTGCTTCTATTGTCAGTTGAAGTCAGTCTTCTTGGGGAGTGACTCTGTAGCCAGGTTTGTGACTTGAACTACAGAGCTGCTTATGTCCTCAGACCTCATCAAGTAGAACAGAATGTTCTATATTAAAATGAAAGCACTAGAAGGCTCATGaggttacaaagaaaaaaaattctgatttgagatgttttcttttaagatattTAGGGAGCCAAGCAGTTCACTGTATAGATTCtattctttaaaaaggaaaaaagacacagTGTCAGTCACATTGAGGGGTTTATAAAATTTagatcctttttttaaaactatttagatagtttttaaaaattaaaatctagtcACAAAAATTCAGGCTAAAAAGTAGGTCAAATCaaggtttatttatttagtgtTAGGATTGGAATTAACATTTAgacttatttttgtgtgtagatacttttatttttcattatagaGGAAGttagaactttttttaaaaatagtatataaataaatataggtATAAGCCAGTCAGAACAAAAGAATTAGCATGTAACAGGATGAAATTAGCATGTAACAGGATGAAAAGAATCAGAATGTCTATAACACAATAAGAGTCATACATTCTTTTGGACCAGTTAgcaactatatatatattcaaggcATGTACTGGTACATCAGATGTACCAAAAACAATTCCTTTGATGCACCCACTTAAGAATTGTAAAATGTAAGTACCAGCCAATATCTGGAAAGAGATAGAGGAGCTAAATAAACAGGGGACTCACTCTACCATCCCCATTTTCAACTTTTAGGAATTCCAGTTTACTCAAAAGTTGGACATACACAACCCCATAAACTACTCTTCTTCAGAAATTACAGAAGTGGcagttttaaacagttttaaaacttcagctccTCCTGAATTTTCCAAAGTGTTTCTGCACTCCTTTTTAAACGGGCCTCCTCTTCAGGGGTCAAATTTACCTTTATAATGTCTGTGATACCATTCTCTCCCAGGATACAAGGGACACTGAGGAATACTTCTTCATTTACTCCATAGAAGCCCTGCaattaaagatttaaaacattttttttctttcttctaacaAAGGTCTGCCATATAAGAAGCATCAGTTGCTGGGTGAATGGATGTCTAATAGATTTGTGGGTATGGATAAAAGCACCAAGacaaaaaacaacttaaaatacATTACTGGACATTCCTTGTCCAATTTTCCAGCCATCTCTCCATATAGGCCCCAGACTCTTGCTGTGTTTGCTGGGCCCACCCTCTTTTTCCCGTCTCCTTGTCCCCAAACCATTTCTCTTCAGGGGACCACTTTAAAATTCCTATTACTTTATAATCAAAGATTTAgttccctatttttcttttttaacctctcCCATTCAGACCAGTAGAAGGATCTTACCAAGCCTAGGAATTAACTGCTAATACTTTTGTGACTGGTGCTTCTTTCCTGGTCTCTGCACGGGACATAATTGGAAGTGTTAGACAACTCAAAATGTGTCAAGATCACTACCCACAGTGGTTCCAATATCACTGGATATTTGTAGACTTAGTTCACCTCAGTTAAATCATAAACATTCAAAAAGTCTTACTTTTATCTAACTTAATAAATGTCATACAAGGACAGGACAAAGGTCTATAGAAATAAGACACACTGTCTCACACACTTGGCGCAGCAACAAAGGATAGCCTTTCAAAAGACAGGGGCTtccaaaaatcaaaaaaattaagaGTCCCTCAAATGTTCTCTACCCTTATCTTACGTTAAAGTTAATGATTTTTCAAGCATGAATATCTACCTTAATTATGGTGGAAACTGGATGCACTCTCCTCAGATTCTTCAAAATACTTTCCACTAAATCAGCTATAGACAGGCCAATGCCCCAAGAAGTATAACCTTTCATTTTAATAATCTCATAGGCACTgtggaattaaaaataagaaatcatgAACATTAAGTTAGTTTGGAAGATACATCATTGAACATCCGTTATGTGGCAACCTACCTGATAATGCCACAAAACTGAAATGTTTGTATTAATTTCTAAAAAGTCATTATAGGAGTTGGTTATTTACAGTAAACATTAACATGAGGTGAAGTACAGAAATCCAGAAATTAATATTAAATCAATCCCACTATAGCAACAATTTAAGAAAATCTGTCTGCCAGCAAACAAATGAGTGCCTTTTACATGCTAGATACTGGGTTACACTCAACCATGACCCACTCCCTAACTACTAAAGAATGTATAATCTGGTAAATTATCAGATAAtctcacaaaaataaaagtactaATGAAAGAAAAGTACAGGGACCATAACAACATATACTTGAGGGACCTAATCTTATCCCTGTGGCAAAATTCCGGCTCATAATTAGCTTCCAAGGTACTGAAAATGTGAAATTAACATATTACCTGGCAAT
This genomic stretch from Choloepus didactylus isolate mChoDid1 chromosome 6, mChoDid1.pri, whole genome shotgun sequence harbors:
- the TSG101 gene encoding tumor susceptibility gene 101 protein isoform X2, translating into MNLTGTIPVPYRGNTYNIPICLWLLDTYPYNPPICFVKPTSSMTIKTGKHVDANGKIYLPYLHEWKHPQSDLLGLIQVMIVVFGDEPPVFSRPTISASYPPYPATGPPNTSYIPGMPSGISPYPSGYPPNPSGYPGCPYPPGGPYPATTSSQYPSQPPVTTVGPTRDGTISEDTIRASLISAVSDKLRWRMKEEMDRAQAELNALKRTEEDLKKGHQKLEEMVTRLDQEVAEVDKNIELLKKKDEELSSALEKMENQSENNDIDEVIIPTAPLYKQILNLYAEENAIEDTIFYLGEALRRGVIDLDVFLKHVRVLSRKQFQLRALMQKARKTAGLSDLY